Sequence from the Amaranthus tricolor cultivar Red isolate AtriRed21 chromosome 1, ASM2621246v1, whole genome shotgun sequence genome:
GGCACGGTCATAAAAGTAAAATGTAAAACTACTatgttgtttttttctttttatattaattaaaagttataaaataatttaaatagagatgcaaaataattaaagcttaaaattttattaagcttctatataaaataatacaacaacacttttttttataataatcatatcatatcatacattctaataaaatattgcaaaatgacaaatgtcatgacaatcatacattctaataaaattattgaaaaataacaaatgtcatCCTTAGAAGAGTCATGACAAATGGATCTATATTAGTGAATGCAAATTAATTACATGGtgatatttacctaattttggaatttgattttttaaattggagcaaaattaggtaaaaatatttatataatttataatagcgattctatatatatacataacctagaatttgatatatttaattgaatgaatGTATTcgataaaataaagaaaaaaaaaatcatacattctaataaaaatgttagaaaatGACAAATATCATTCGTAGAGGAGCCATGACAAATGAAATTATATTAGTGGATGCTAATTGattacataataatatttacctaatttataatttgattttatttaaattggaGCTAAATTTGCTAAAGTTTTTATAgaatttattatagcaattctaTATACATTACctagaatttgatatatttaattgaatgaatgtattcgataaaataaaaaaaagtaacatatTGTTTTAAAAAAGTAAGACAATATCTTCCATTCGTAGGATTATTTATACCCTTCGTCCTAATATTAtgctttacttttattttacatGCAAGTCGAAGTCTTAATATAAAATATGATCATAaaagtacaaaataataaaaaggtgGATTTTGTGTGTTTCTCGTCATGTTTTTTTGTATGATTAGGATCTCGATTACGCCATTATTATACTAGATTATTACTAAAAGGAGAGAGATTTATTGGAATAAATTAAGAGTGAATATGCAATTTAGGGTTTCCAATTTCTccatattcaaaatcaaatatgaaaatattagttTGGGGCTAAATGAATTGATTTCCACATGATAGAGCTAATGACAAATTAGGTGTCTTTTAACAATGAAACTATATACTCTAGAAGTGGATGAATTAAGGGCATGTTTGGTTGGTTAATTTTATTGGTATGGAATGGTATCACAACCCATTCCGATGTTTGGTTATGCATTTTTACATTGGGATCTCATACCTAAAGGATTCTCATACCATTCCATTCCTTAGAATCCCATACCCTCCTACCCCCCAAGTTTCAAACTCCATTCCCCCCATATACAAACCCTAATTCATTCTTCCTTCTTAAAAATCCCTCTCTTCCTTCAATCTGAAATTTTCTTTCCCTGTTCTTCAATCTTCTTCCGCCTCCTtcaatcttcttcaaccttctgTTTTTCTTTCCCTGTTCTCACCGGTGACCTCCTGCCCCCTCTGTTCTTCGGTTTCCCCGTACTCTGTTCTTCCTCCATTCCATCCTCTCCGCCAGCAGCCCAGTCTCCTCCATTCCATCCTCTCCTCCAGCGTCCAGACGGTAGCAACCAACAGTACTCCCGCAGACCGGCAAACGCACCGCCCATAACCaccaaagtatataccttttttttttctttctttccctagaaattttaatttcaattgttAATTTTCTATAGATTGCTTTGTTAATCGTTAAACAATCTTTGTTAATCAATTCGATCAAACTCATTGTACTGGAGATTGCTTTGTTTTGATGTTTTGATTGCTATTTCATTCGATTAAAGGACCAATTTTTTGTACTGGATGTTTGctgattttttcttttgataGCTTTGTTATCTTTTGATTGCTTTGTTTTGATTGTACTGGACCTATTTTCTTTCATGTCTTCTCTGTTGCTCCCAATTCTTCCTCTTATCTTCTTATTAAAGTTCTATATTCTGGTGTTCTTCAATTTTTTCCATGTTTTCcatctattttcttttatgaagaTGATACATTAATACCTAACAAATCCATCAAAGATGTTGTCTTTCCatggtttttgttgttttttttatgcTATCTTCGAGATTCGATAATACATCTGACATTAgtcaattcatttttttttgcttgaaaTTATCCAAGTTGTACCACAATTGAGTCAACTTTATCTGGCATATGGGTTGTGAGCATCCAGGGTTGTGGTTAATCTTAAAATGTGCTTGCATACCAATCTAGGCTGCCTCCAATTCAAATGCTCAGTTTGTTAACAATGTCAATTAGCCATAGTAATGATTGCTAGATTAATATGATGATGCATatatacattcacagaaatgatTCCATCTCAATTAGCCATAgtaagaagaaggaagaagagacaAATTGAATTACTACTACTTCTCATGGTTGTTAACAATGTCGTCACACTCATGTACTTGGTGATGTGTATGATGGGTGTAATTGTTTATGAAATCGAACGACCACGTTATAGAAAAAGTGAGAAGAAACACCTTAGACAAAAGCACTTGGATGCACTAATCAAGGATAGTGATATAGTCTGCAAAAGTTAACTTCGTGTGAATAGAAAAACCTTTTATGTCCTTTGTGAGATGGTCAGAGATGTCGGTGGTTAAATGGCACTCGAAATATGTCTTTGGAGGAAATTGTAGCTATGTTCTTGTACACTTTGGCACATCATTTGAAAAATAGGAcaattagaagtcatttctttcgaAGTGGAGAAAGTGTTAATAGAAACTTCCACCGATGTCTTCTTGCCGTGTTAAAACTACATACTCACTTGCTAAAAAAGCCGACACCTATAACAGAAGATTGTGAAGTGGATAGATGGAAATGTTTTAAGGTAATAACATAATTTCatctatattatttaaaaatctatCCACTTTGTTTTTTGTAAAACTTATCCctcttaacttttttttgtagaattgtTTAGGAGCCTTAGATGGCACTCATATTAGTGTTCATAAACCAAGTGAGGATAGAGCAAGATATCGGACAAGGAAAGGTTCTATTGCTATGAATGTGTTAGGTGTATGTAACCCTAATTTGGAGTTCATATATGTTCAACCTGGTTGGGAAGGATCCGCTCATGATGGTCGTGTCCTTCGAGATGCTATTACTAGGCCTAATGGTTTAAAAGTGCCACAAGGTAATCATACTTAGAATTTAGATTTTATATTGTGGAGTCCAATAAGCAATGTcatgacctttttttttttgccatatgTCAAGGTTCCTACTATTTGGTAGATGCTGGATACACGAATTGTGAAGGGTTTTTAGCACCATATAGAGGTCATCGATATCACCTTAAAGAGTGGGGGGACCGACAACCAATTAGTGCGGAAGAGTACTTCAACATGAAACATTCTAAGGCAAGGAATGTTATTGAGAGATGTTTTGGACTATTAAAAGGAAGGTGGGGTATTCTTAGGACCCCATCCTTCTTTCCAATACGTACTCATGGGCGTATAGTTCAAGCATGTGTACTATTACACAATCTTATTCGAAAACATATGCCAACAGATTACACAATGTATTGGGATTCCAATAGTGAAGAAggtgaaagtgatgatgagggcCTAGATGATGAAGTTGAGTTGATTACTCAAATAGCTACTTCGGATGCTTGGACTACTTATCGGAATAACTTAGCACAAAATATGTTTAATAATTGGAGACTTAGGCATAGTAGCCAAACATAAATGTTTGTTTAGTTTATTTGGACTTATGTTTGGGTGTTCCTTTTTATGATGTAATCGAATTTTATGGTGTTGAGATATTTTTTTATGGTgtaattggattatttattttatcttgcaaataagaaaatagcCTTATTTggtaatctttttttttaatacatcaTTGTTGTATAGGATGAATGTTGGTCAATTTGTTCAAAGTGGAAGAGGGAAAAACAAGCGATCATGGAATAAATCTGAGGAAGAGCGTTTGATTAATGGTTTGTTGGAGATGAGTGCTGATCCTTCATGGAAAGCTGATGGGAGTTTCAAAGGTGGTTTCAAGAATAAGTTAGAGGAGAAATTGAATGAGAAGTTTTCCGGGTGTGGGTTGAAAGCTATTCCCCATattgaatcaaaaatcaaatgatttAAGGATAAATATAATGTGATAACCGAAATGTTTTGCACTTCTGGTTTTTCTTGGGATAATGAAAAGAATATGATTGTTTGTGAAAGGCAATCttatgaagaattttgtaaggtACACAAATACTTTGACTTGTTTACAATTTGTTAGAAATTCTTGTTTTATTCAAATTCTTGTTTAATTTCAGCAACACAGAAATGCTCAAGGATTATGGAATGTTCCTTTTCCATTTTATGATCAATTGTCAGTTATCTTTGGTGCCGATCGAGCTACTGGAGTGCAATCTGAGACTTTTGTCGAAGCTTTTGACAATCAAGAGAAAGAGACCATTGAACTAGATAAGGGTGGtagtgatgaagatgatgaatttgatgataatGAGTCCGTAAACCAATTAAAACAATCAACTCCAAGTGAACCTTCTTCAAAGAAAGCCAAAAAAGAAAAGGCtccaaatgaacaaggaaggaaaaggaagaagcCGGAGGTTGTGGACTTAACTTCTTCTTTTAACAATATGTCTTCTAGCTTTTCAAATCATATGAATGAGATGAACAAGCACATGTCTACCATTGCAAGTGCCTTCTCTACTACACAACTACATGAGCAAGCTATCATGGCTTGTGAAGAAGttgaggaaaataaaaaaaaaaaaaattagttagtGAATTGCTTCGCATCGAAGGATTGACAAGATTTGAAGTAATGGAAGCTTCCAAGAGGTTGGCTTCCAATCCAAGTGAACTCTCACTCTTTTACCAATGCCCGGATGATGAGTGGAAGAAAGAGTTTATAATCAACCTCATTCATCCTAACTTGGGCAAGTGATGTAATGAAAAttcttaacttataaattatctACACTTTGTGTTCGGTTGTCAAAAACATATATTGGAAACTTTTTGTGTAGAGATGTATTGACACCATTTTGAGTGAAAATGTATTGAACTAGCACTTTGTGTGTATGTATTTGTGTGtttaataaatgtatgtatgcatctatatatatatataaactggaCAGAGAATCCATTCcataattgaaccaaacagtgtgaatggattgaatatctattacaggattgaaccaaacagttttaGTCTGGTATGGGGTTCTGAATCCATACCATCTTGGTATGGGGTTCCATACCATTCCAATCCTGCTCACTGAACTAAGTAGATTAATGCATTAGAAGGTGCAATGTTATCACCAGCAATAGTTGCAAATAGTGTCCAAATAGTGTATGAATAGTGTACATATTGTAGTATAAATATGCTTACACTTTTATATTGCAATCATACTAACGTATACTAATACACTTCTTATATTCTCCCTACTTAACATACTACTATTTTTAAGGTttgttttgacaaaaaaaataaaaaaatattctacaTATCTACAAAAGTTTTTCTAtaattcttctttgattttattttatttttgaattgtaGTATAAATATGCTTACACTCTTTTATTGCAATCGTATTAAAGTATATGAGTTTACCAATCTGTTTTCAATCACTTATAATActacttttctccttatattctccctacTACTTAACATACTCCTATTTTTACGGTttgtttgacaaaaaaaaatactctacaTATCCGcaaaagttttattttattttttgaagggAAAATGCAAATAACTACCACAAAATTTGAGTGTTTCGCGAATTACAGCTGTAAAGTTTAATTTTTGCGAATTATTGCCATCAAATATTAATTGTTGACAGTGTTCAGGCCACATGACCGGATTCGTACGTTTTGACCTATTTTTACCGGTTTAACTTTGAATTTCCACTCTTTCCCGTAATTAACTATAGTAATTAACTTCTAACTCCCTCATTCGCTCttctttcatcatcatcatcatcacattcatcttattttctcttaaaaTTTTTCAACTTAATAATTTCCTTTAACCTCCATCATTATCCATTTCTCCCAAAGAAGCCATTGAAATAACTTCACATTTTCCACCATAGAATTCCTTGCCTGACTTCTCCCCCGAATGGTTCCCACTCCCACCATAAACAAGATGAAATTCACCATAGCTCCTCTCCAAAATATATGTCCATGTCTTCCATTAAGGAAGAACCCTAACCCCATGATTGAAAACaaaagagggggggggggggggggggggggggggggtttagTTAAATGAAaatagggggggggggggggttagttaaatgaaaataaagtatTAATTAGTCACTCAAAACATATTCAAAATTCACCTGTATGTAAAAATTTAAGCTATCAATATCAATTAGAGTATAAAATCATAGAAAATTGAAAACCCATTAGTTAAAAATTACTACTTGGAATctctaacggcccgtttggttgatggtaataaaataatgggaatgaaatgttataatggcaatagtaatgaaggaatggatatgagaattggtaatgaagattcttttgtttggtgtgcatgactaaagaatagtaatgaaagataatattccattgattgcatttggttattagtaataaaaaatggtaatgactcttagtttcattattgtatatttgtatctaaaaacattattgtatctaaattattctatctattgattcttttttaataataatatttttttggataattacatacattaccttttttttcttcattattttttttcttcagctcgaaacaacattaccttattttattaccacagtaatacttcattaccattacagcctaataccaggttgtttgatggtaataaaaatggccctttttggtaatttaattaccttattttattaccatccattaccattgaaggcatccaaacaaacaaatttgTAATTACTtcattttattaccattaccgccctctaataccatgtaccaaacgggccgtaaaagtACAAGAATCAAATTAAcataaaatatcaattaaaatttCAGTATTTGGCAACACAGGTTGGTTGCCTAATAAACAACCCCAAATAACCAAACATCGGCAATCACAAGTTAGGGTTCTTATTGAAAGTAAATTGGGGGTTTTTTTATCAAGAAGATTAATTGAATATTAGAAGGTCCAAGTTAGAGTTTATATTAATTTGGGGTTTTTGGATTGAAGTcaagattaatgaaaaatgatcaattaaagaTCAATAAAGTGATTAAAGCCATTCTTATGAAGTTGGTCATCATCCAtgacattttaatttcttaatgcTATGTTTGGGAACAATGATTTCATTTAAAGATTTGAAATTGGCTTAAATCTATTGTTtggaaaatcaaaaattttcaaatttggatttgaatcaaattccatcattgttttcaaagtagttaaaattgagaatttgaaaatgactaccCAAATCTTGTCATtcttaaattcttcatttataatttcataaggaaaattcataatttaaaatgaaaatacagtaaAGTTTTCTATGATGAATTGAGGTAACCTCATCAGACTCGCATGATTTAAGTTTAGTAATTTTTATGTTGATGAAAATAGTAGAGttatttgaagggtttttttaggAGAAAGGGATGATGGAGGTTTAAGAAAATGGTTAATTTGAGAAATTGTAAGAGAAAATAAGGTGaatttgatgataatgatgaaaaaAGAGTGAATAAAGGAGTTGAAAATTAGCTACtataattaattcatgaatGAATTCATAAATGAGAGTAGAAAGTCAAAGTTAAAACCGTAAAAAATAGATCAAGATATATGGATTTGATCATGTGACCTGAACGCTAtcaacaattaatatttaatggcAGTAATTTGCAAAAATTATACTTTGCGGCAGTAATTTACAAAACACTAACTTTGGAGtatgcaaatttttttttttaaaaaaatatgaataaatggAGTCTATTCCCGTTATattgctcaaaaaaaaaataattcccactttacaTTATGTGGGAAactatttcccacattaccgtccacgtcagaaatttttttttttttttttttcagacaaaaccgccacttgagatggcggtttgccttaagcactaaaccgccacatgaagtagcggtttgcttattaattttttttttaaaaaaaaaattaaaatgacatgctgttttgtactgctataaaaccgccacttgaagtggcggtttgcttacttttttttttttttaaaaaaaaaaatttaataatgttttgtactactacaaaaccgccatttGAAGTGGCGGTTAtcttactttttatttaaaaaaaaaaaaaatggttttgtactacttcaagtggcggtttactatttttttttttttttaaaaaattaaaatccacaAAACGCCATTTCAAGTAGCGGTTTAGTTCAGATCTCTtaacaaaaccgccatttcaggtagcggttttattaaaaaaaaaatgtgacgtggacggtaatgtgggaaatagtttcccacataatgcaaagtgagaattatttttttttgagcaaTATAATGGGAATAGACTCGAATAAATGTTGAAATGAGAAGATGGCGTGTTTAAAACGTATAGCAGATTAGGGCGTTAAAGCTATTATAATCGGTACATCATTCAAAAAAGGGAAAGCACAGCACAGACCTGCCATTCTCTCCTAGCTCGGCGGCCGGTGATATATGCGCATCTGTACTACGATTCttatcttttttctttcttcttatcGATCCCTTTGATTTCTGTAAGTTTTTTCATTAATCTtctcttttgattttgttttcttGCCGATCCCTTTCTGTTTGGCACTTCAATTCTATGATTAATGGTTTGTTTTGGAACACTATTAAGTTGATTGAAGCGGCAAAATTTGTCCTTCTCGAGCAAGTTTTGTGGGTTAGGGTTTGTAATTGACGATAGCGTATGTAGATCACCCCTTGTGGATTGTTGGGATATGAATTACTAATGAAATTAAGGAGtttcatttgtttattttttgagttttggcaattttattatttgttttaattatggAGTGATCTTGTGATTTTGGTACTATTTTAGTGGTGGTTACATTTGGTGCTGCGTGCTGGTTATCCTTTGGTATTGGGTGCTGAATTGTTAAATTCATTCTGATTGATCGAAATGAATAAATTATAGTTATGGAAAAATCACTGAAAACATTTCATGTGAATCCAATTCAATCCAGTATTTTTTCTCGTTAATTTCTATCACCATCCATAATCATTGGTAACATACATTTATGATTGTGTTGTCATGGAAATCGTTCAAGGATCTTCCttaattatttcttataatCTCATGATCATTACTACTATATTTGCGGCCTAAGTTGCTGATGACATTTACCTGTTTTTACTGTGTTATTCTTGTATCTTATTAGCATTCGCTTTGTCATTTTCATTAGTCTGTATGCGATAATATACTGAAATACTGAAGTTTTTGGTAAAGATTTGCcttgtcattgtgtgctgtattgatttgaaaaaatttgtttgtctacacatatctattttttttattgcaaaacaagtttttaagttaatttattAGTAGTATATTTACATATGAGCGTTTTTGCTGTATCTCTTAAAAGTAAGGCGTCTTTCAGCTTTTCCAGTTTTCCTCCTCTTGAAGtgtatctttatttattttttcattttttttcagttttaatAACTGATAATAATCACTCATGATAGTGCTTTATTTGGTTTCGCAGAAAACATGTCTTATGGACGAAGTTATCAACCACAAGGAGGTACATtgtttgaatttcatggacgaACCTTTCCCCGAAACCAAAACTATGACTATATGCAGAATGAGGCCTATTATAACTGCAATAGATATAACCAATTTGGGAATAGGATTTTTGATGATATGAGGAGACATGACTTTCACTCCAATGTCCCGGGAAACTGCAGAGAACGAGCACACCAAGGAAATTACTATAGGCCTCATCATGTATCACCATCTTCTAAACGGAGGAAGCTCTCTGAAAATGCCTGGGGAAGTGATGGGGCTTCTTATTGCCAATCAAATCATTTTGTATTTTCGACTACCAATCCCTCAGCCGAATCTTTATTTTTTCCTGCTACAGCTGCAACTAGTACAAGTTCTCATTGTCATACAGTGGGTAAACGTGGACGATCTGACCTGGAAGATGAAGAATGTGCAATTTTTATGTCTAAGGAGGAGATTGAGAGGTGCTCTCCCTCTAGAAAAGATGGGATTGATGTCTTACATGAAACAAGATTGAGATACTCATATTGCGGCTTTATTCACAACCTAGGGATGCGGCTAGATTTGTAAGTTTGATCTTTGGTTGCTATTGAAGTgtatttgatgtatttttgatTGAAACCAACATTCATTTTTATTCCACATTGTTCTTTGTTGCTAATTGCTATATTTCCCTCATTCCTCAATTTGATTACATTTTCCTCCCCATTTTCCTCGGTTTAGTTATaacatttcaattttttcaagattccacataattattttatttgtttcaaaattttccatttgTGACATTTTAAGTTATAGTTCAACTTTTTAACTACCTTTTTGTTTGTTACAAACCATATTGTAAAATTGTGGTTGTGTTCGAGCTTCCGTAACGATACGGTGATGCGGTAGTCATATTGCCAAATATCATCCAAAATCATGAGACATATCTTGATACAACTGTAATGCTGCTTTTTTTACACCTTGGCACCGCGGGTATTATCCGTTTCGGTAAATACAAACATCTAAACCCCTTTTAATTTGAAGTTAAATTAACCAATGTAGGTGGTTGACCACCACTAATGGATTGTTTGACTGTTTTTTTCAATCATGAATGTGATTTGTCATTTGAATGAAATTGAAGAACCCATTAAAATAACCCTACAATTGGAATTCAGCCCTGAAACAGGGCAAATGTCCATTTGCTTCAACCAAACGTTAAAGGTTTTTGGCCAGATTGGTTACCATGGCTGTATTATAAAATTAAGAGTATTTAAAGGTTGTAGTTGACTACAAAAAGGTtgaaaaatcttcaaaaaaTAGAACACAAATTTGAAAGGTCACATTTTGCACATTACCTTATTGATTGATTAATTATGTTGGACTAACCTTATCCTCACGTCACCTGtacatttttttctatttatttggtattgaaagtaattattcattaaaaaatttacattgcCGTTTCTTTATAATACGACTAATGATAAGCAAATACCAAGTATTCCAATAATACTTCATGCCATCtgatttttaagttattttttgaCAAAGGAAGTAATTAATTagtgtttgtgtttttttaattactcCGTGATGTATTGCTtttctatttacattattatatattatgtaggCCACAAACAACAATGGGTACTGCAATGGTTTTGTGCCATCGCTTTTTCGTCCGACGCTCTCATGCCTGCCATGATAGATTTGTAAGTTAATTATAATGCCTATTTCCTATCATCGACGAGTTGTTGGAAGTATTAAGGAGATGATTTGGTAACATGTGACATAATTGATGAATTTCTCTTGCAGTTGATTGCGACAGCTGCTGTCTTCCTTGCTGCAAAGTCTGAAGAGACCATACGCCCTTTGAATGACGTATTGAAATCTTCTTGCGAAATTCTTCACAATCAAAATTTTAGCTTCTACATGCTTTCTATTGTGAGTATATTTAGCTGTGTTTACTATGTTAAAAAATGTGGCTACCACTTCATATTCGCCTAGGATTTTTTTGCAGTAAAAACAACTTTTTAAATGAAGATGTTGGTATATGCATTTCTGTGTGATGCCTTTTATTCTTGTGGCCATATGATTCTCATGAttgttttggatttttttaaaagatcattATGGAAGAAGAATGCTACCCAAGAACAAAGTcagatttttctaaaataaatattgCTTAGATTAGGAGAAAGAAATAACTAATACAAGCTtgtatataatttttgtaaatttttaatgacTTTTTGAAGCTTTAGATGTTCTTTCGAGTAtgtttcttttgtgaatttctCTATTGTTTGGAAAGTAATGAAGTTTtcatttaatttagttaatttatAATGTACACATCACATGCTCATCCATTTAGCATCAAGTAGTAACATCTCTTGGATGATTTTAGCGTTTCTCAGATGAGTAATAGTTTCAGATTTTTCAGTGTCCTAGTCTCCTGGACTTACTTTTATGGTGGTTGTTTAGTACGTATCTTCACCAAAACACACATGCATATATGCCCTCCCCCATCACAAAACAACACGTACAAATGTATACATATGAAGCACATTGGACCtgcttttttgaaaataaatttt
This genomic interval carries:
- the LOC130816066 gene encoding cyclin-T1-4-like isoform X2, whose product is MSYGRSYQPQGGTLFEFHGRTFPRNQNYDYMQNEAYYNCNRYNQFGNRIFDDMRRHDFHSNVPGNCRERAHQGNYYRPHHVSPSSKRRKLSENAWGSDGASYCQSNHFVFSTTNPSAESLFFPATAATSTSSHCHTVGKRGRSDLEDEECAIFMSKEEIERCSPSRKDGIDVLHETRLRYSYCGFIHNLGMRLDLPQTTMGTAMVLCHRFFVRRSHACHDRFLIATAAVFLAAKSEETIRPLNDVLKSSCEILHNQNFSFYMLSIDWFEQYRERIIEAEQLILTTLNFELSVQHPYDTLTLILNKLGVSQTHLMNLALNLVSEGVDMPSWRIDLLS
- the LOC130810324 gene encoding uncharacterized protein LOC130810324, with the protein product MIPSQLAIVRRRKKRQIELLLLLMVVNNVVTLMYLVMCMMGVIVYEIERPRYRKSEKKHLRQKHLDALIKDSDIRCRWLNGTRNMSLEEIVAMFLYTLAHHLKNRTIRSHFFRSGESVNRNFHRCLLAVLKLHTHLLKKPTPITEDCEVDRWKCFKNCLGALDGTHISVHKPSEDRARYRTRKGSIAMNVLGVCNPNLEFIYVQPGWEGSAHDGRVLRDAITRPNGLKVPQGSYYLVDAGYTNCEGFLAPYRGHRYHLKEWGDRQPISAEEYFNMKHSKARNVIERCFGLLKGRWGILRTPSFFPIRTHGRIVQACVLLHNLIRKHMPTDYTMYWDSNSEEGESDDEGLDDEVELITQIATSDAWTTYRNNLAQNMFNNWRLRMNVGQFVQSGRGKNKRSWNKSEEERLINGLLEMSADPSWKADGSFKGGFKNKLEEKLNEKFSGCGLKAIPHIESKIK
- the LOC130816066 gene encoding cyclin-T1-4-like isoform X1, translating into MSYGRSYQPQGGTLFEFHGRTFPRNQNYDYMQNEAYYNCNRYNQFGNRIFDDMRRHDFHSNVPGNCRERAHQGNYYRPHHVSPSSKRRKLSENAWGSDGASYCQSNHFVFSTTNPSAESLFFPATAATSTSSHCHTVGKRGRSDLEDEECAIFMSKEEIERCSPSRKDGIDVLHETRLRYSYCGFIHNLGMRLDLPQTTMGTAMVLCHRFFVRRSHACHDRFLIATAAVFLAAKSEETIRPLNDVLKSSCEILHNQNFSFYMLSIDWFEQYRERIIEAEQLILTTLNFELSVQHPYDTLTLILNKLGVSQTHLMNLALNLVSEGFRSSLWLQFKPHQIAAGVVYVAAKMLNMNFDSCLSIWQEFQTPPAVLQDVAQQLMELFSGTNMNTW